Proteins encoded by one window of Streptomyces uncialis:
- a CDS encoding ATP-dependent DNA ligase, with product MDLPVMPPVKPMLAKSVPDIPPGMQYEAKWDGFRAIVFRDGPELELGSRTGKPLTRYFPELVAALADRLPARCVVDGEIVIARDGRLDFDALTERIHPADSRVRTLAERTPASFVAFDLLALGDDALLDTPLTDRRALLAGALAAAAPPVHLAPATTDAEVARSWFETYEGAGLDGVVAKPLDLPYRQNERLMFKVKHERTADVVVAGYRFHKSGPVVGSLLLGLYDDTGALQHVGVCAAFPMKRRAELVTELEPLRMESAAEHPWAAWADEAAHASARLPGAPSRWSGKKDLSWVPVRPERVCEVAYDHMENGARFRHTARFRRWRPDRTPESCTFEQLDEPVRYDLGEILGA from the coding sequence ATGGACCTGCCGGTGATGCCCCCTGTGAAGCCGATGCTCGCCAAGTCCGTGCCGGACATCCCGCCGGGGATGCAGTACGAGGCGAAGTGGGACGGCTTCCGCGCGATCGTCTTCCGGGACGGTCCCGAGCTGGAGCTGGGCAGCCGTACCGGCAAGCCGCTGACCCGGTACTTCCCCGAGCTGGTGGCCGCGCTGGCGGACCGGCTGCCCGCGCGGTGCGTGGTCGACGGCGAGATCGTCATCGCCCGGGACGGACGGCTGGACTTCGACGCGCTCACCGAACGTATCCACCCGGCCGACTCCCGGGTCCGCACGCTCGCCGAGCGCACCCCCGCGTCGTTCGTCGCCTTCGATCTGCTGGCCCTCGGTGACGACGCCCTCCTGGACACCCCGCTGACCGACCGCCGCGCGCTGCTCGCCGGGGCGCTGGCGGCGGCCGCTCCCCCGGTCCATCTGGCGCCCGCGACCACCGACGCGGAGGTGGCGCGCTCCTGGTTCGAGACCTATGAGGGCGCTGGCCTCGACGGGGTCGTCGCCAAACCGCTGGATCTGCCGTACCGGCAGAACGAGCGGCTGATGTTCAAGGTCAAGCACGAACGGACCGCCGATGTGGTCGTGGCGGGCTACCGCTTCCACAAGTCGGGCCCGGTGGTCGGCTCGCTGCTGCTGGGGCTGTACGACGACACGGGCGCGCTCCAGCATGTGGGGGTCTGCGCGGCCTTCCCGATGAAGCGCCGGGCGGAGCTGGTCACGGAGCTGGAGCCGCTGCGGATGGAGTCGGCGGCTGAGCATCCCTGGGCGGCGTGGGCGGACGAGGCGGCGCACGCGTCGGCGCGGCTGCCGGGGGCGCCGAGCCGCTGGTCGGGCAAGAAGGACCTGTCATGGGTGCCGGTGCGCCCGGAGCGGGTGTGCGAGGTGGCATACGACCATATGGAGAACGGGGCGCGGTTCCGGCACACCGCCCGGTTCCGCCGCTGGCGCCCGGACCGGACCCCGGAGAGCTGCACGTTCGAGCAGCTGGACGAGCCCGTGCGCTACGACCTGGGGGAGATCCTGGGCGCGTGA
- a CDS encoding OmpL47-type beta-barrel domain-containing protein, with the protein MRGRGGQSARIWTALLASLVMLLGLNSTVAYGGSDGPVAGGTSASDGSRAAQTLTWTADDDISRYVSAPATAVAGATTIVFENSAATGNTTGMPHTLTFDVADPEYNNDVPLNILANPNDDQAGKHTAEVVLTPGRYRYYCTIPGHGTMQGILTVTDPGGEDVTAPQTAAKVEGSRNTDGAYVGSASVTLSATDTGSGVDRIEYAVGAAGAWQPYTSPLVVNQVGEHAIRYRATDKAGNTADERTERFTVAAPSSDDTTPPETSATVTGERDEQGRYLGMATVTVTASDTGTGVNTIEYALGESGAWQPYTAPVMVHEAGTHLVRYRATDKAGNQAAGKSAEFVVVTPPARDTTPPTAAAAVTGERDSSGAYLARATVTVTATDSGSGVERTEYSLDGGPYLAYGAPLVVDRAGAHTVLYRASDKAGNTSAAQRVAFTVVPGGGVPGPACAEHDERLTVAVGTVDTGVPNRVTDNRCRINEMIEDERQWSSHALFLKRVKAVTDRLRAAGAIDQREYNKINRAAKQSGIGKPGQQTGYRAIFDGTASSFAKWRHAGGGSFALNGDGTMTSGTDRGGLGMLWFAERTYGDFSLKLQWRDDAPGDGNANSGVFTRFPRPEGHPEESRPEWVAIKYGHEVQVLDRPAGDMYKTGSVYGFDRVPLAGAGVTPKGTWNDYEIRVVDQRYSVLRNGVLINEFDNTGGRLFEPPRADDPGTDGRRFASGFIGLQVHGTSDVVSYRDIRIQEL; encoded by the coding sequence ATGCGCGGGAGAGGCGGACAATCCGCACGGATCTGGACGGCGCTGCTCGCGTCGCTGGTGATGCTGCTGGGGCTGAACTCGACGGTCGCGTACGGCGGTTCCGACGGTCCGGTCGCGGGTGGTACGTCCGCTTCGGACGGGTCCCGGGCCGCGCAGACGCTGACCTGGACGGCCGACGACGACATCTCCCGGTATGTCTCCGCGCCGGCCACGGCCGTGGCGGGGGCGACGACGATCGTCTTCGAGAACAGCGCGGCCACCGGGAACACCACGGGGATGCCGCACACCCTGACCTTCGACGTGGCGGACCCCGAGTACAACAACGACGTACCGCTGAACATCCTCGCCAATCCGAACGACGACCAGGCGGGCAAGCACACCGCCGAGGTGGTCCTCACCCCGGGCCGCTACCGCTACTACTGCACGATCCCCGGTCACGGGACCATGCAGGGCATCCTCACGGTCACCGATCCGGGCGGCGAGGACGTGACGGCGCCGCAGACCGCGGCGAAGGTCGAGGGCAGCCGGAACACCGACGGCGCGTACGTCGGTTCGGCGTCCGTGACGCTGAGCGCGACGGACACGGGGTCGGGGGTCGACCGGATCGAGTACGCGGTCGGCGCGGCCGGGGCCTGGCAGCCGTACACCTCCCCGCTGGTGGTGAACCAGGTCGGGGAGCACGCGATCCGCTACCGGGCCACCGACAAGGCGGGCAACACGGCGGACGAGCGGACCGAGCGGTTCACGGTCGCCGCGCCTTCCTCGGACGACACGACACCGCCGGAGACCTCGGCGACCGTCACCGGGGAACGCGACGAGCAGGGCCGCTATCTGGGGATGGCGACCGTGACGGTCACGGCGTCCGACACCGGTACCGGCGTCAACACCATCGAGTACGCGCTCGGGGAGAGCGGCGCGTGGCAGCCGTACACGGCTCCCGTGATGGTCCATGAGGCGGGTACCCATCTGGTGCGCTACCGGGCCACCGACAAGGCGGGCAACCAGGCGGCCGGGAAGAGCGCCGAGTTCGTGGTGGTCACGCCGCCCGCGCGGGACACCACCCCGCCGACCGCCGCGGCGGCGGTCACCGGGGAACGCGACTCCAGCGGGGCGTATCTGGCGCGTGCCACGGTGACCGTGACGGCCACGGACTCCGGGTCGGGCGTCGAGCGGACCGAGTACTCGCTGGACGGCGGGCCGTACCTCGCGTACGGGGCGCCGCTGGTGGTGGACCGGGCGGGTGCGCACACCGTGCTGTACCGGGCCTCCGACAAGGCCGGGAACACCTCGGCCGCCCAGCGGGTCGCGTTCACGGTCGTCCCGGGCGGCGGGGTCCCGGGCCCGGCGTGCGCGGAGCACGACGAGCGGCTGACCGTCGCGGTCGGCACGGTGGACACGGGTGTCCCCAACCGGGTCACCGACAACCGGTGCCGGATCAACGAGATGATCGAGGACGAGCGGCAGTGGTCGTCGCACGCCCTGTTCCTGAAGCGTGTGAAGGCGGTGACGGACCGGCTGCGCGCGGCCGGGGCGATCGACCAGCGGGAGTACAACAAGATCAACCGGGCGGCGAAGCAGTCGGGGATCGGCAAGCCGGGTCAGCAGACCGGCTATCGCGCGATCTTCGACGGTACGGCGTCCTCGTTCGCCAAGTGGCGTCATGCGGGCGGCGGTTCGTTCGCGCTGAACGGTGACGGCACGATGACCTCGGGCACCGACCGGGGCGGCCTCGGCATGCTGTGGTTCGCGGAGCGTACGTACGGGGACTTCTCGCTGAAGCTCCAGTGGCGGGACGACGCCCCGGGTGACGGGAACGCCAACTCCGGGGTGTTCACGCGCTTCCCGCGGCCCGAGGGGCATCCGGAGGAGTCCCGTCCGGAGTGGGTCGCCATCAAGTACGGCCATGAGGTGCAGGTCCTCGACCGGCCGGCCGGGGACATGTACAAGACCGGTTCGGTGTACGGCTTCGACCGGGTGCCGCTCGCCGGGGCGGGTGTCACCCCGAAGGGCACCTGGAACGACTACGAGATCCGGGTGGTGGACCAGCGGTACTCGGTGCTGCGCAACGGGGTGCTGATCAACGAGTTCGACAACACGGGCGGCCGGCTCTTCGAGCCGCCCCGGGCGGACGACCCCGGGACCGACGGACGCAGGTTCGCGTCCGGCTTCATCGGGCTCCAGGTGCACGGGACGAGCGATGTGGTCTCGTACCGCGACATCAGGATCCAGGAGCTGTAG
- a CDS encoding ATP-binding protein, whose product MTQGPSDPSGADALWERESEIAAAEQAIERLCAETPAASAGRPARPGSLLVFTGVPGIGKTALLTRVRRTAESRGCTVWSARGGETLTSVPFNVVRQLLQPALITLTPDEARVHLGEWYGIAGPALGIAEPSGPPADPQGVCDGLEHGVGRLADALFPLVLLVDDAHWADPETLRWLAGFAERLDEMRVLVVVAHRPVDPGSAAAPHLDRIGQAARPSASLKSLKSLTPDAAAGLTRARLGAHADDPFCRQVWAVTGGNPFDTVELLAKVQDQELEPTESSADELRGLNRSTRGGGLLARLDELGLSTRKVARAAAILGTDIPLDVVAKLAMLPEEAAGRCVEELRVARVLARPGAQPGSLPDRLEFLHPLIASAIYQAIPSGTRTVMHGLAAEAVRLAGQGAAAAARHLLEVHPDDDPELVEQMRAAAREHLAVGAPEAAVRCLERALREPPSDDYRAEVLFELGCATLLTSPARTIGHLREALAAFGLEGKTRVDAVCQLAQALVHNDQLAEAIQVIDEEAERLAPGPQRLRLQALHHMWEGIHADEEDSTGRSRSLAALAEPLTGRDNSERALLIIRGFDAMTRGENAELVVELCDRSLMNGVLPPGLGWTDSEWGFELLMMLGSSYLFSDRLDRAESLFGDALRVYQAKGWSGGHLALAHAFVGFVLRRRGKLADAEGFLREALRLADRVGSGLPMHWDAACMLIDTLTARGHVAQALEIVERYGVTPPYPSTIIMPDADSVRGRLLIEAGRVKEGIRALESAEKAAATGGRHNTIMSTWAADLARALAKDDPDRAAGLAAEARTQAERFGTDTAIGEALRCAAALETGQRAVTLYAQAAAYLEASPCAYEHAVARIDYGIAARSVTELTRGLALARACGADGLVARAEHVLESGRGLG is encoded by the coding sequence ATGACGCAGGGACCGTCGGACCCGTCCGGTGCCGACGCGCTGTGGGAACGCGAGAGCGAGATCGCCGCGGCGGAACAGGCCATCGAACGACTGTGTGCGGAGACACCGGCGGCCTCGGCGGGGCGTCCCGCCAGGCCCGGCAGCCTCCTGGTCTTCACCGGGGTCCCCGGGATCGGCAAGACCGCGCTGCTCACCCGGGTCCGGCGGACGGCCGAGAGCCGCGGGTGCACGGTCTGGTCGGCGCGCGGCGGCGAGACCCTGACCTCCGTCCCCTTCAACGTCGTACGGCAGTTGCTCCAGCCCGCGCTCATCACCCTCACCCCGGACGAGGCGAGGGTCCATCTCGGCGAGTGGTACGGGATCGCCGGACCGGCGCTCGGCATCGCCGAGCCGAGCGGACCGCCCGCCGACCCGCAGGGCGTCTGCGACGGACTCGAACACGGCGTCGGCCGGCTCGCGGACGCCTTGTTCCCACTGGTCCTGCTCGTGGACGACGCCCACTGGGCCGACCCCGAGACCCTGCGCTGGCTGGCCGGATTCGCCGAACGGCTGGACGAGATGCGGGTCCTCGTGGTGGTCGCGCACCGCCCGGTCGACCCCGGCAGCGCCGCCGCGCCCCATCTGGACCGCATCGGGCAGGCCGCCCGGCCCAGCGCCTCGCTGAAGAGCCTGAAGAGCCTCACCCCGGACGCGGCGGCCGGACTCACCCGCGCCCGGCTCGGCGCCCACGCGGACGACCCGTTCTGCCGCCAGGTCTGGGCGGTCACCGGCGGCAACCCGTTCGACACCGTGGAACTCCTCGCCAAGGTCCAGGACCAGGAACTGGAACCGACCGAGTCGTCCGCCGACGAACTGCGCGGACTCAACCGGTCGACCCGCGGTGGCGGACTGCTCGCCCGGCTCGACGAACTCGGTCTGAGCACCCGCAAGGTCGCGAGGGCCGCCGCGATACTCGGCACCGACATCCCGCTCGACGTCGTCGCGAAACTCGCGATGCTCCCCGAGGAAGCGGCCGGCAGATGCGTCGAGGAACTGCGGGTCGCCCGTGTCCTCGCCCGCCCCGGTGCCCAGCCCGGCTCCCTGCCCGACCGGCTGGAGTTCCTGCACCCGCTGATCGCCAGCGCCATCTACCAGGCCATCCCCAGCGGCACCCGCACCGTCATGCACGGGCTGGCGGCCGAGGCGGTGCGGCTGGCCGGGCAGGGCGCCGCCGCCGCGGCCCGCCATCTGCTGGAGGTCCATCCGGACGACGACCCCGAACTGGTCGAGCAGATGCGGGCCGCCGCCCGCGAACACCTCGCCGTGGGCGCGCCCGAGGCCGCCGTCCGCTGTCTGGAACGCGCGCTGCGGGAGCCGCCGTCGGACGACTACCGGGCGGAGGTCCTGTTCGAACTCGGCTGCGCGACCCTGCTGACCTCGCCCGCCCGGACCATCGGCCATCTGCGGGAAGCCCTCGCCGCCTTCGGACTGGAGGGCAAGACCCGGGTCGACGCCGTCTGCCAGCTCGCCCAGGCACTCGTCCACAACGATCAGCTGGCGGAGGCCATCCAGGTGATCGACGAGGAGGCCGAGCGGCTGGCACCCGGCCCGCAGCGGCTGCGGCTCCAGGCCCTGCACCACATGTGGGAGGGCATCCACGCCGACGAGGAGGACTCCACCGGCCGCTCCCGCAGCCTCGCCGCGCTCGCCGAGCCCCTCACCGGCCGCGACAACTCCGAACGCGCGCTGCTGATCATCCGCGGCTTCGACGCGATGACCCGCGGCGAGAACGCCGAACTGGTCGTCGAGTTGTGCGACCGGTCCCTGATGAACGGCGTACTGCCGCCCGGACTCGGCTGGACCGACTCCGAGTGGGGCTTCGAACTGCTGATGATGCTGGGCAGTTCGTATCTGTTCAGCGACCGGCTCGACCGCGCCGAGAGCCTGTTCGGTGACGCGCTGCGCGTCTACCAGGCCAAGGGCTGGAGCGGTGGCCATCTCGCCCTGGCACACGCCTTCGTCGGATTCGTGCTGCGCAGACGCGGCAAACTCGCCGACGCCGAGGGCTTCCTGAGGGAAGCGCTGCGGCTGGCCGACCGGGTCGGCAGCGGACTGCCCATGCACTGGGACGCGGCCTGCATGCTCATCGACACCCTGACCGCCCGCGGCCATGTCGCCCAGGCCCTGGAGATCGTCGAGCGTTACGGTGTCACCCCGCCGTACCCGTCCACGATCATCATGCCGGACGCCGACTCCGTGCGCGGCAGGCTGCTGATCGAGGCCGGGCGGGTCAAGGAGGGCATCCGGGCGCTGGAGTCGGCGGAGAAGGCCGCGGCCACCGGCGGACGGCACAACACGATCATGTCCACCTGGGCCGCCGATCTGGCCCGCGCGCTCGCCAAGGACGATCCGGACCGGGCCGCCGGACTCGCCGCCGAGGCCCGCACCCAGGCCGAGCGCTTCGGGACCGACACCGCCATAGGGGAGGCCCTGCGGTGCGCGGCGGCGCTGGAGACCGGGCAGCGGGCCGTCACGCTGTACGCGCAGGCGGCGGCCTATCTGGAGGCGTCGCCCTGCGCCTATGAGCACGCGGTCGCCCGGATCGACTACGGGATCGCCGCCCGCTCGGTCACCGAACTGACCCGCGGTCTGGCCCTCGCCCGCGCTTGCGGGGCCGACGGACTCGTGGCCCGCGCCGAGCACGTCCTGGAATCGGGCCGCGGACTGGGCTGA
- the ligD gene encoding non-homologous end-joining DNA ligase, translating to MGATSHGKPIELDAGGRTVRLSSPDKVYFPERGFTKLDVARYYLTVGDGILRALRDRPTTLERYPEGVDGEHFFQKRAPKNTPDWIPRAHITFPSGRYADEMCPTEVAAVIWAAQFGTFTFHPWPVRRADTDRPDELRIDLDPQPGTDFKDAVAAAHELRALLDEHGMRGWPKTSGGRGLHVFVPVEPRWTFTQVRRCAIACGRELERRMPGRVTTAWWKEERGTRIFVDYNQTARDRTIASAYSVRPRPHAPVSAPLRWDEVDDVTPRDFDLATMPVRYAELGDVHAAMDDERHSLEPLLELARRDEHDHGLGDLPYPPEYPKMPGEPKRVQPSRARHDEPDDDTAAGGTGTGDAAGDG from the coding sequence ATGGGTGCGACCAGCCACGGCAAGCCGATCGAGCTGGACGCCGGCGGGCGGACCGTGCGGCTGTCCAGCCCCGACAAGGTCTACTTCCCGGAGCGCGGCTTCACCAAGCTGGACGTCGCCCGCTACTACCTCACCGTCGGCGACGGCATCCTGCGCGCCCTGCGCGACCGCCCCACCACCCTGGAGCGCTACCCCGAGGGCGTCGACGGGGAGCACTTCTTCCAGAAACGCGCGCCGAAGAACACCCCCGACTGGATTCCCCGCGCGCACATCACCTTCCCCAGCGGCCGGTACGCCGACGAGATGTGCCCCACCGAGGTCGCCGCCGTCATCTGGGCCGCCCAGTTCGGCACCTTCACCTTCCACCCCTGGCCCGTACGGCGCGCCGACACCGACCGGCCCGACGAACTGCGCATCGACCTCGACCCGCAGCCCGGCACCGACTTCAAGGACGCCGTCGCCGCCGCCCACGAACTGCGCGCCCTCCTGGACGAACACGGCATGCGCGGCTGGCCCAAGACCTCCGGCGGACGCGGTCTGCACGTCTTCGTCCCCGTCGAACCCCGCTGGACGTTCACCCAGGTCCGCCGCTGCGCCATCGCCTGCGGACGCGAGCTCGAACGCCGGATGCCCGGCCGGGTCACCACCGCCTGGTGGAAGGAGGAACGCGGCACCCGGATCTTCGTGGACTACAACCAGACCGCCCGGGACCGCACGATCGCCTCCGCCTACTCGGTGCGCCCCCGCCCGCACGCCCCCGTCTCCGCGCCGCTGCGCTGGGACGAGGTCGACGACGTCACCCCGAGGGACTTCGACCTGGCGACCATGCCGGTCCGCTACGCCGAACTGGGCGATGTCCACGCCGCGATGGACGACGAGCGGCACTCCCTCGAACCCCTGCTGGAACTGGCCCGCCGCGACGAGCACGACCACGGGCTCGGGGACCTGCCCTACCCGCCGGAGTACCCGAAGATGCCCGGCGAACCCAAACGCGTCCAGCCCAGCCGCGCCCGCCACGACGAGCCCGACGACGACACCGCCGCGGGCGGGACCGGGACCGGGGACGCGGCCGGGGACGGCTGA
- a CDS encoding DUF3048 domain-containing protein: MERSARARHGALGVVIAVVLALLAGACSGGSSPGPSESPAESSGPLLAVKIDNAPQARPQTGLNAADVVYAEQVEAGLSRLMALYATKLPDSVGPVRSARESDLELLAQFQDPTLVFSGAQSKLLPLIDAAPLRPVTPGDAPSGAFVRDPERTAPHNLYVRPPRVQDRTAGAKALERAGLRGGPAPDGGERVAERTVRFPSSRFTFTWSADQGRWLIAMDGRPATEPDGTPVTAATVVVQRVEIKESQFQDFMGNNSPLTVTVGSGDAEVLRDGRAHAGEWQRRSERDTTTFTTPDGDPLNVASGPVWVMLVAR; encoded by the coding sequence ATGGAACGGTCGGCTCGTGCAAGACACGGCGCGCTCGGCGTCGTGATCGCGGTGGTGCTCGCCCTCCTGGCGGGCGCGTGCTCCGGCGGCTCGTCACCGGGCCCGTCGGAATCGCCCGCGGAGTCGTCCGGGCCGCTGCTCGCCGTGAAGATCGACAATGCCCCGCAGGCCCGTCCGCAGACCGGTCTGAACGCGGCGGACGTGGTCTACGCGGAGCAGGTCGAGGCGGGGCTGAGCAGGCTGATGGCGCTGTACGCGACGAAGCTCCCGGACTCCGTGGGGCCGGTGCGCAGCGCCCGGGAGTCCGATCTGGAGCTGCTGGCGCAGTTCCAGGACCCCACACTGGTGTTCTCCGGCGCCCAGTCCAAGCTGCTGCCGCTGATCGACGCGGCGCCGCTGCGGCCGGTGACCCCCGGGGACGCCCCGTCGGGCGCCTTCGTCCGCGACCCCGAGCGGACGGCGCCCCACAATCTGTACGTCCGCCCGCCGCGGGTGCAGGACCGCACGGCCGGGGCGAAGGCCCTGGAGCGGGCCGGGCTGCGCGGCGGTCCGGCGCCGGACGGCGGGGAGCGGGTGGCCGAACGCACCGTGCGTTTCCCTTCCTCGCGGTTCACCTTCACCTGGTCGGCCGACCAGGGCCGCTGGCTGATCGCGATGGACGGCAGACCGGCGACCGAGCCCGACGGTACGCCGGTGACCGCGGCGACCGTCGTCGTCCAGCGGGTGGAGATCAAGGAGTCGCAGTTCCAGGACTTCATGGGCAACAACTCCCCGCTGACCGTGACCGTGGGGTCGGGCGACGCGGAGGTGCTGCGCGACGGCCGGGCCCACGCGGGTGAGTGGCAGCGCCGGTCGGAGCGCGACACGACGACGTTCACCACCCCGGACGGCGATCCGCTGAATGTCGCGTCCGGGCCGGTGTGGGTGATGCTGGTGGCGCGCTGA